The Pseudodesulfovibrio senegalensis genome contains the following window.
GGATTTTCCTTGCACTTGTCCGCCATGGGCGCAACTCCTTGGAACAGAATATGAATATGAAATGTGGCGAAAGAATAGGGCCGGACGCGCCCGGAGTCAATGTCCGCAGGACGATTTTGCGCGGATAACGGTCTGCGGCGGTTTCAAACCGCGTTGCTACAGCAGTTTGAAGATGGCTGCGCAGTCTTCCTCCCCGAAACCGAGCGAAACCGCATGGTTGAATTGTATTCCGGCTGCGGTGGCACAGGGGAACTCCAGCGGCAGGTTTCCGGTTGTCTCGGCGATGAGGTTCACGTCCTTGGCCATGTCCTTGAGCGGGAACTGGGCCGGGAACTCGGATTGCACGAGCATGGTCTTCTTGAACTCCAGCAGTTGGCTGGCCATGGGGCCGGAGAGCAGCACCTCCATGATGGTTTCGCGGTCCAGATTGCCCTCGATGCCGAAACGCATGCCCTCGGCAACGCCCTGCAGCATGACCGAAAGGACCAGGTTGTTGGCCAGCTTCATCATGGAGCCCTGCCCTGTTTCACCACAATGCACGGTCTTGCAGCCCACGGCCCCGAACAGCGGTTCAAGGCTGTCCACCAGTTCGAGGTCGCCCCCGGCAAGGATGATCAGCCCGGCCTTTTCCGCCGCAGTGGAGGAGCCGGAAACAGGCGCGTCCACGAACCGCGTGCCGTTTTCCTCCAGCCGATGCGCCAGCAGCCGGGAATATTCCGGCAGAACCGTGCTCATGTTCACGAAGGTCTTGCCGCGCAGGGCGCGCAACGCTCCCTTGCCGCCGAAGAGCAGCCCGTCCACGGCCCCGTGGTCCGTGACCATGGTCACCACCACGTCGCTGGCTTCGGCCAGTTCGGCCGGAGTGGCCGCCACAACGGCTCCGGCTTCGCGCAGTGGCTCGGCCTTGGATGCGGTGCGGTTGAAGACGGTCAGTTCGTGTCCCCGGGCCAGAATATTGCGGCACATGGGCGCGCCCATGATGCCCAGCCCCATGAATCCTATTTTCATTTGCAAGCTCCGTTGTTGATGCAACGTGCCTTTGTACCAGAAAGCGGCGCGGTGCAACAGGGCTTGAGAAAAAGAAAAGGCCGCCCCGAAGGGCGGCCTTTTCATGATGTGCGGAAAGGATGCTACAGAATGTAGCGCGAAAGGTCGCGGTCCTCGGTCACGTCTGCCAGCGCGGACTGCACGTATTCGCGGTCCACGGTGACGGATTGGCCGCTCTTGTCCGGGGCCTCGAACGAGAGGTCCGCCAGGATTTTTTCCATGATGGTGTAGAGCCTGCGCGCGCCGATGTTTTCGGTTTCCTCGTTCACGCTCTGGGCGAATCCGGCCACCTCTTCCAGCGCCTCGCGGGAAAAATCGAGGGTGATGCCTTCGGTTTCCAGCAGGGCCTTGTACTGCACGGTCAGGGCGTTCTTCGGTTCGGTGAGGATGCGGTAGAATTCCTCCTTGCCCAGCGCCTGCAATTCCTCGCGCAGGGGGAAGCGGCCCTGCAGTTCGGGGATCAGGTCCGAGGGCTTGGCAAAGTGGAACGCGCCCGCGGCGATGAACAGGATATGGTCGGTCTTGATCATGCCGTACTTGGTGTTGACCACCGAGCCTTCCACCACGGGCAAGAGGTCGCGCTGCACGCCCTCGCGGGAAACGTCGGTTCCGCCGCCCTGATCCTGCCGGGCCGCGATCTTGTCCATTTCGTCGATGAAGATGATGCCGGTCTGTTCCACGCGCTCGCGGGCCATTTCCGTGACCTTGTCCATGTCGATGAGCTTTTCGGTTTCCTCGTCGATGAGCACCTGATAGGCGTCGCGGATTTTCATCTTCTTGCTGGTTTTCTTCTTGGGGAACATGCGGCCCAGAACGTCCTGCATCTGCATGCCCATGTCCTCCATGCCCGGCATGGCCATGATTTCCATCTGCGGCCCGCCCTGCATGCTCACCTCCACCTCCACCTCGCGTTCGTCCAGCTGGCCGGAGCGGAACATCTGGCGGAATTTTTCGCGGGTGCTGTCGTCCTTGGCGGGCTTTGGCTCGGCGTCGGAAGACATCATGAACCCGGCTCCCTGCGTGCGCGAGCCCGAAGAGGGCAGCAACAGGTCGAGCACGCGTTCCTCGGCGTTGCGCTCGGCGCGGATGCGCACCTTGTCGGTTTCTTCCTTGTGCACGAGGTTGATGCCGATCTCCATGAGGTCGCGGATCATGGATTCCACGTCGCGGCCCACATAGCCCACTTCCGTGAACTTGGTGGCCTCCACCTTGTGGAAGGGACAGCCCGTGAGCTTGGCCAGCCTGCGGGCGATCTCGGTCTTGCCCACGCCCGTGGGGCCCATGAGGATGATGTTCTTGGGTGCGATTTCGTCGCGCAGGTCCGGGGCGAGCTGCTGCCTGCGCCAGCGGTTGCGCATGGCCACGGCGACCATGCGTTTGGCCGCGTTCTGACCGATGATGTAGCGGTCCAGTTCCGATACTATTTCGCGAGGTGTGAGCGTACTCATCTATTTTTCCTGTGTTTCGATTGTCAGATTTCCGTTGGTGTAGACGCAGATGTCCGCGGCCACGTGCATGGCCTTTTCCACGATGTCGCGGGCGGACATGTCCGTATTCTGGGCAAGGGCGCGCGCCGCGGAAAGGGCATAGGCCCCGCCCGAGCCGATGGCCGCCAGTCCGTCGTCCGGCTCGATCACGTCGCCGGTGCCGGAAATGATCAGCAAGTGTTCGCCGTCCGCAGCCAGCAGCATGGCCTCCAGCTTGCGCAGGTACTTGTCCGTGCGCCAGTCCTTGGCCAGCTCCACGGCGGCCCGCACCAGATTGCCGGAGTAGCTCTCCAGCTTCTTTTCAAAGCGTTCGGTCAGGGTGAAGGCGTCTGCCGTGGCCCCGGCAAAACCGATGGTGACTTTATCCTTGTAGATGCGCCGTACCTTGCGGGCCGTATGCTTCATGGCGATGCTCTGGCCGAGGGTGACCTGGCCGTCTCCGGCCATGGCCGTTCCTGTTTCGTCCTTGACCGCCAGAATGGTGGTTCCCCTGAGTTCCATGATTCGTCCTTTTTCGTGAGTTTCCTAGAGAATGGCGTCTGCCTCGCGCAACCAGACGTCCAACGATTCCCGCGTGCGCAGGACCATGACGGCCAGTCGTACCTGACCGGCCTCAAGCCCCCGCTTCAGTGCGCCGAGGGCAATGCGCGCGGCCTCGGCCATGGGATATCCGTACACCCCGCAGCTGATGGCCGGAAAGGCGATGCTTTCCAGCCCGTGACTGCGAGCCAGTTCAAGGCTGTTTGCATAGGCGTTTTTCAAAAGCGCGGGTTCGTTGTTCGAGCCGCCGCGCCAGATGGGGCCCACCGTGTGGATGATGTGGCGCGCCCGGAGGTTGAATCCGGGTGTGATCACGGCCTTGCCCACGGGCAGCGTGTCGATGTCTGAAATGATTTCTCGGCAGGCGTGTTGCAGTTGCTCCACGCCGGCCGCGCAGTGGATGGCCCCGTCCACGCCGCCGCCCCCGGCCAGTTCGGAATTGGCCGCATTGACGATGGCGTCGGTTCTCATGGCGGTCAGGTCGTCGTGGCGGATTGCCAGGTTGCCGTTGCCTATGGCCCATGATTGTTCCATGCGCAAAAAGGTAATGCATCGACGGCCAAAGGCAAGGGGCGGGAGCGGTTTTTCCGGCCAAATCGCAAAACCCATGCCTGCAACTATGGACCTTGCCCATGAAATGGGGTACGCCCGAAACGCGCCGACGACAGCAACACCCGCACGCCGCATCCTGTTTTTTTTCGGAGACAACCGCCAGATGATCCTACAGAGCGTCAATCCTGCCACCAACCGGGTGGAGAATACCTTTCCCTGCTGGAGCCTGCAGACCACGGCGACCGTGCTGGACGACATGTCCGAGGCGTGGTCGCGTTGGGCTGTTTTTCCCATGCGGGAACGGGTGGACATGCTTTGCGAGGCGGCCCGCGAGATTCGTGCGCGTCTTGAGCCGCTGGCTGTCCTGATTACCCATGAGATGGGCAAGCCCCTGCGTGAGGCGCGTCTTGAAGTGGAGAAGTGCGCCATGATCTGTGAACATTATGCGGCGCATGGCCCGCAGTATCTTGCGCCCATGCGCCCACACGGAGCGCCGCAGGATGCCACCGTGGTTTTCGAGCCGCAGGGCGTGGTGCTGGCGGTCATGCCGTGGAATTTTCCGTTCTGGCAGGTCTTCCGCATTGCCGCGCCCACGTTGCTGGCCGGGAACGGCGTGGCCCTCAAACACGCGCCCAACGTGCCCGGCTGTGCCGAGGTCATCGAACACATATTTCTTTCCGCGGGATTGCCGGAAAACGTGTTCCGTTCCCTGTTCATCGACGAGGACGTGGTGGAACCGGTGCTGTCCCATCCGGGCGTGGCCGGGGTCAGCCTCACGGGCAGTTGTGGTGCCGGAAGCAGCGTAGCCGCGGCAGCGGGCCGGTATCTCAAGAAATCCGTGCTGGAACTGGGTGGCAGCGATCCGTTCATCGTGCTGCCGGACGCGGAGCTGGACAAGGCCGTGCCCACGGCCGTTGCCTCGCGTTGCCGCAACGCCGGGCAGGCCTGCATTGCGGCCAAGCGCTTCATCCTGCACCGCGACATTTACGACGAATTTCTGGAGCGCCTGATTTTTGCCATGGAGGACGTGCGCGTGGGCGATCCCCTGCGCCCGGACACGGACATGGGACCGCTGGCCTCCGTATACCAGCGCGACAGGCTGCAGAATCAGGTGGACCGTTGCGTGGAAGCCGGGGGATGCATTCTTCTGGGCGGTTCGCCCCTGCCGGGTGCCGGTGCCTTTTATCCGCCCACGGTCATAGCGGACGTTCCCCCGGATGCGGACGTGGCCGGGGAGGAATTGTTCGGCCCGGTGGCGTTGGTATTCCGGGCCGAGGACGAAGACGAGGCCGTGGCCCTTGCCAATGGTACGGACTTCGGGCTGGGCGGTGCTGTCTGGACCGCCGATACAAAGCGTGGGCTTGCGCTTGCCGCGCGCATCCGGGCCGGATCCGTGTGTGTGAACGGGTTGGTACGCAGCGATCCGTTTCTGCCGTTCGGTGGCACCCGCTCCTCGGGCTACGGCCGCGAAATGGCCGAATACGGCCTGCGGGAGTTCGTGAACATCAAGTGTGTTCGTACGGGTTGATTATTTCTGTTTCGGTTTTCGTGACGCGGGGGCTGATCATAGTGAACGGTGCTCCACGGCCTGTTCCGCATGTGCGGAGCAGGCCGTTTTTTTGTCGATGTTTTCAAAAAAAGTCATTTTCCTCCTAAAGACCTCCTGAATATTGGTCGATAGGTATGCTGAAACGGATAAATGGGTGCCATGGAGAGGCGCCCGCAGAAGCGGAGTAGGGAGAAGAACAAATGGCCATGGACGGCGACATTCTGTTCACCATCATCACCCCCAGCACGGGCAAGCGACCACGCGCACTGCAAAAGGCTGTGCAAAGCGTGGAAACGGCCGTGCGTCATGCCGCGCTGTCACCCGAACAGGTGGAAGTCCTCATCGGGTTCGACGGGGTCAAGGCCCAGCCGCCGGAAACGAGCCTTCCCCTGCGCAGCATCAATTTCCCGCCCGACAACGACTGGGGCAACGGCATCCGCAACCTGCTCATCCGCATTGCCAGGGGCCGCAAGCTCATCTTCCTTGACGACGACAACATTCTCAAGCCCAACGCCCTGCGCCTGTACCTCAAGCATTTTGACGCGGAAATGGTCATCGGCCGCATCGATACGCAGCTTGCGTTCGACAAGCCCTACATTCCGGAACTGGACGACGGTTCCCTCGTGCGCCAGTGCAACATCGACCCCCTGTGCCTGTGCCTGAGCCGCGAACTTGTTGCCGACCGTTGCGGCGGCTGGAAATACCAAGGAAAGTATGAGGCCGATTTCCTGAACATACTGGACTGGCACCGGCGCGCCAAAAGCGTGGTGGTCATGGACGACGTGGTGGGCGTGTATGACTTTGGCCGCAGTCTCGACCGTTCCGCGCTTTCGCGCCGCCAGATGAACATGCTGGACCGTCTGTCCGCGGAACGCGGCGCTTCCCGATCGGCCGCGGCAGTTCGTCCGGCCATGAATTTCTGATTCCTGACGCCTTTTCTTGTAATACGCACCATCCCCGCATATCCTGATTTCCGATTCGGCTCCCGAATCCTGATGCACCTGAAAGAACATGGGGTCCCGATGCAACGCTGTGCATGGGCCAGGCACCCGCTTGAAGTGGAATATCATGACAATGAATGGGGTGTGCCGGTCCGCGACGACCAGAAACAATTCGAATTCCTGATGCTCGAATCCGCGCAGGCCGGGTTGAGCTGGCTGACCATACTCAAACGGCGGGAAAACTACCGCACGGCCTTTGCCGGGTTCGTCCCTGAAGCCGTGGCGGGTTTTGAACCGGATGTGGTCGAGGCGCTCATGCGGGACGCGGGCATCATCCGCAACCGCAAAAAGATCGAAGCGGCCGTGGCAAACGCGCGGGCCTTTTTGGAAGTACAGGAGCATTTCGGCAGTTTCTGCAACTACATCTGGGACTTTGTGGACGGAGAGCCCGTGCAGAATCGTTGGGAATCGTTTGATCAGGTCCCGGCCTCGACACCGCTTTCCGCCACTCTGGCAAAAGACCTCAAGTCGCGCGGTTTTTCCTTTCTCGGCCCCACCACCGTCTATGCCCACATGCAGGCGGCCGGATTGGTCAACGACCACCTTGTGACCTG
Protein-coding sequences here:
- a CDS encoding NAD(P)-dependent oxidoreductase, with protein sequence MKIGFMGLGIMGAPMCRNILARGHELTVFNRTASKAEPLREAGAVVAATPAELAEASDVVVTMVTDHGAVDGLLFGGKGALRALRGKTFVNMSTVLPEYSRLLAHRLEENGTRFVDAPVSGSSTAAEKAGLIILAGGDLELVDSLEPLFGAVGCKTVHCGETGQGSMMKLANNLVLSVMLQGVAEGMRFGIEGNLDRETIMEVLLSGPMASQLLEFKKTMLVQSEFPAQFPLKDMAKDVNLIAETTGNLPLEFPCATAAGIQFNHAVSLGFGEEDCAAIFKLL
- the hslU gene encoding ATP-dependent protease ATPase subunit HslU — translated: MSTLTPREIVSELDRYIIGQNAAKRMVAVAMRNRWRRQQLAPDLRDEIAPKNIILMGPTGVGKTEIARRLAKLTGCPFHKVEATKFTEVGYVGRDVESMIRDLMEIGINLVHKEETDKVRIRAERNAEERVLDLLLPSSGSRTQGAGFMMSSDAEPKPAKDDSTREKFRQMFRSGQLDEREVEVEVSMQGGPQMEIMAMPGMEDMGMQMQDVLGRMFPKKKTSKKMKIRDAYQVLIDEETEKLIDMDKVTEMARERVEQTGIIFIDEMDKIAARQDQGGGTDVSREGVQRDLLPVVEGSVVNTKYGMIKTDHILFIAAGAFHFAKPSDLIPELQGRFPLREELQALGKEEFYRILTEPKNALTVQYKALLETEGITLDFSREALEEVAGFAQSVNEETENIGARRLYTIMEKILADLSFEAPDKSGQSVTVDREYVQSALADVTEDRDLSRYIL
- the hslV gene encoding ATP-dependent protease subunit HslV — its product is MELRGTTILAVKDETGTAMAGDGQVTLGQSIAMKHTARKVRRIYKDKVTIGFAGATADAFTLTERFEKKLESYSGNLVRAAVELAKDWRTDKYLRKLEAMLLAADGEHLLIISGTGDVIEPDDGLAAIGSGGAYALSAARALAQNTDMSARDIVEKAMHVAADICVYTNGNLTIETQEK
- a CDS encoding macro domain-containing protein: MGFAIWPEKPLPPLAFGRRCITFLRMEQSWAIGNGNLAIRHDDLTAMRTDAIVNAANSELAGGGGVDGAIHCAAGVEQLQHACREIISDIDTLPVGKAVITPGFNLRARHIIHTVGPIWRGGSNNEPALLKNAYANSLELARSHGLESIAFPAISCGVYGYPMAEAARIALGALKRGLEAGQVRLAVMVLRTRESLDVWLREADAIL
- a CDS encoding NAD-dependent succinate-semialdehyde dehydrogenase; this encodes MPATMDLAHEMGYARNAPTTATPARRILFFFGDNRQMILQSVNPATNRVENTFPCWSLQTTATVLDDMSEAWSRWAVFPMRERVDMLCEAAREIRARLEPLAVLITHEMGKPLREARLEVEKCAMICEHYAAHGPQYLAPMRPHGAPQDATVVFEPQGVVLAVMPWNFPFWQVFRIAAPTLLAGNGVALKHAPNVPGCAEVIEHIFLSAGLPENVFRSLFIDEDVVEPVLSHPGVAGVSLTGSCGAGSSVAAAAGRYLKKSVLELGGSDPFIVLPDAELDKAVPTAVASRCRNAGQACIAAKRFILHRDIYDEFLERLIFAMEDVRVGDPLRPDTDMGPLASVYQRDRLQNQVDRCVEAGGCILLGGSPLPGAGAFYPPTVIADVPPDADVAGEELFGPVALVFRAEDEDEAVALANGTDFGLGGAVWTADTKRGLALAARIRAGSVCVNGLVRSDPFLPFGGTRSSGYGREMAEYGLREFVNIKCVRTG
- a CDS encoding glycosyltransferase family A protein translates to MAMDGDILFTIITPSTGKRPRALQKAVQSVETAVRHAALSPEQVEVLIGFDGVKAQPPETSLPLRSINFPPDNDWGNGIRNLLIRIARGRKLIFLDDDNILKPNALRLYLKHFDAEMVIGRIDTQLAFDKPYIPELDDGSLVRQCNIDPLCLCLSRELVADRCGGWKYQGKYEADFLNILDWHRRAKSVVVMDDVVGVYDFGRSLDRSALSRRQMNMLDRLSAERGASRSAAAVRPAMNF
- a CDS encoding DNA-3-methyladenine glycosylase I; the encoded protein is MQRCAWARHPLEVEYHDNEWGVPVRDDQKQFEFLMLESAQAGLSWLTILKRRENYRTAFAGFVPEAVAGFEPDVVEALMRDAGIIRNRKKIEAAVANARAFLEVQEHFGSFCNYIWDFVDGEPVQNRWESFDQVPASTPLSATLAKDLKSRGFSFLGPTTVYAHMQAAGLVNDHLVTCFRHPELSKGG